One Pseudomonadota bacterium DNA segment encodes these proteins:
- a CDS encoding DEAD/DEAH box helicase: MLFSSLGLSAALLRIIDEIGYSIPTPIQLKAIPAVLSGRDVMAAAQTGTGKTASFALPLLQRLAGGPKVEGNHIRALVLTPTRELAVQVAESIATYSRHLSLKSGVVYGGVKINPQMMKLRGGLDVLVATPGRLLDLFSQNAVKFSQVETLVLDEADRMLDLGFIGDIRKILALLPKKRQNLLFSATFSNDIRTLTKDLLRNPLQIEVSPRNSAAKNVKQWVYEVDKKRKPALLSHLLRNKGWEQVLVFVRTRKGADQLVGKLACDGISTAAIHGDKTQSERSRTLAYFKENKLRVLVATDIAARGLDISELPHVINFDLPKVPGDYVHRIGRTGRAGLQGEGISLVSADEAPLLAAIESLIRQTLVREVETGFIPTHTVPLTRQMKLRPKKPKKLKKPKIEENQGEILEASGDPKNASNKPRRGGRLQASDKSKGGQRVRGRQRPDSSAVSAKKSRLLKSRRGVTTKKTRG; this comes from the coding sequence ATGCTATTTTCTTCTCTCGGACTTTCCGCAGCCCTTCTTCGGATTATCGATGAAATCGGCTACTCCATCCCCACTCCCATCCAGCTCAAGGCGATTCCCGCTGTTCTTTCCGGCAGGGATGTCATGGCTGCGGCGCAGACCGGCACCGGCAAAACCGCAAGTTTTGCCCTGCCCCTGCTGCAGCGTCTCGCCGGCGGACCCAAAGTCGAGGGGAATCATATTCGTGCCCTGGTGTTGACCCCGACCCGTGAGCTTGCGGTGCAGGTTGCCGAGAGCATTGCTACTTATTCCAGGCATCTTTCGCTGAAGTCGGGCGTTGTCTACGGAGGGGTGAAGATCAATCCGCAGATGATGAAACTGCGCGGCGGATTAGATGTACTGGTGGCGACACCGGGACGCTTACTTGACCTTTTCAGCCAGAATGCCGTAAAGTTTTCGCAGGTGGAGACCCTGGTCCTGGATGAGGCGGACCGCATGCTGGACCTGGGTTTTATCGGCGATATCCGGAAGATCCTGGCGCTGCTGCCGAAAAAGCGCCAGAACCTCCTGTTCTCGGCCACCTTTTCCAACGATATCCGCACGCTCACCAAGGATCTCCTTAGGAATCCGCTGCAGATAGAGGTCAGCCCCCGTAACTCCGCAGCAAAGAATGTCAAGCAGTGGGTCTATGAGGTCGACAAAAAACGCAAGCCGGCCCTGCTCAGTCACCTGCTGCGCAATAAAGGCTGGGAGCAGGTGCTGGTCTTCGTCCGGACCAGGAAAGGCGCTGATCAACTGGTTGGGAAACTTGCGTGTGACGGCATCTCCACTGCGGCGATCCATGGCGACAAGACTCAGAGTGAGCGTAGCCGCACTTTGGCCTATTTCAAGGAAAATAAGCTCCGGGTCCTGGTGGCCACCGACATTGCGGCGCGTGGTCTCGACATCAGTGAATTGCCCCATGTGATTAATTTTGATCTGCCCAAGGTTCCCGGCGACTACGTGCACCGCATCGGTCGTACCGGGCGAGCCGGTTTGCAGGGTGAGGGAATCTCGCTGGTCAGTGCCGATGAAGCCCCATTGCTTGCCGCAATCGAATCCCTGATCCGCCAGACTCTGGTGCGTGAGGTTGAGACCGGTTTTATCCCGACTCATACTGTTCCGTTGACCCGCCAGATGAAGCTGCGCCCCAAGAAACCTAAAAAACTGAAAAAGCCAAAGATTGAGGAGAACCAGGGCGAAATCCTGGAAGCCAGTGGCGACCCTAAAAATGCCAGCAATAAACCGCGCCGGGGTGGCAGGTTGCAGGCATCAGATAAATCAAAAGGGGGGCAGAGGGTCCGGGGAAGGCAGCGACCTGACAGTAGCGCTGTCTCTGCGAAGAAATCCAGGCTTTTGAAGTCGCGTCGTGGTGTCACGACAAAGAAAACCCGTGGGTAA
- a CDS encoding dehydrogenase: protein MDLIINNLFIPIERDGMSAYLTAASQKLQISEGRIAITKILSKALDLSNQEQFFYKVSLVVSIDDSFKNQQKFPVYAEPIQVNSKASKIKDRPIIVGFGPAGMFAALEFIDRGIKPIIFERGKNIAARSVDVQRFFHEGQIDPESNIQFGEGGAGSYSDGKLFSRRNYNTSYVNRVLQTFIKFGAPPEIGYISKPHLGTDVLCRIVANIRNHILARGGEIHYGSRMTDILISAGKAAGVIINDEKEYLSTSIYLALGHSARDTFALLHEKGVAVEPRPISVGVRIEHPVETINLMRYGDKYKDFHGLGAATYSLNYTNRIIKRGVYTFCMCPGGEVLNASSAPGMLVVNGMSYSRRASAFSNAALVVTCHAADYQSAGPLAGIDFQKDIEQKAFQAGGGNWQVPAQNLMDFLGGRSSAALNENSYRQGAVAADLKEIFPGFVVEELMNAFHQWQKEVPIFVSGQAILLGAETRTSSPVRITRNEQFESVNTRNLFPIGEGAGYTGGITSSAADALKAVDSLLMHQTDNS, encoded by the coding sequence TTGGATCTGATAATTAATAATTTGTTCATTCCCATTGAAAGAGATGGGATGAGTGCATACCTAACTGCCGCCTCGCAAAAGCTTCAAATAAGCGAAGGGCGGATAGCAATCACTAAAATCCTCAGCAAAGCACTTGATCTGAGCAATCAGGAACAGTTTTTTTACAAAGTTTCGCTGGTTGTCAGTATTGATGACAGCTTTAAAAACCAGCAGAAGTTCCCGGTCTACGCAGAACCAATTCAAGTAAACAGCAAAGCATCAAAGATCAAAGACCGTCCGATCATCGTCGGTTTCGGGCCGGCTGGGATGTTTGCCGCCCTGGAGTTTATCGATCGCGGAATCAAGCCCATAATTTTTGAACGGGGCAAAAACATAGCTGCGCGCTCCGTTGATGTGCAGCGGTTTTTTCATGAAGGGCAGATAGATCCCGAATCAAATATCCAGTTTGGCGAGGGAGGGGCCGGTTCCTACTCGGATGGCAAGCTTTTTTCCCGACGGAATTATAATACGAGTTATGTGAATCGTGTCCTGCAGACTTTTATTAAATTCGGGGCGCCTCCTGAAATAGGCTATATCAGTAAGCCTCATCTGGGGACCGACGTACTGTGCCGAATTGTTGCTAATATTCGGAACCATATCCTGGCGCGAGGCGGTGAGATTCATTACGGTTCAAGAATGACCGATATTCTGATCTCGGCAGGAAAGGCCGCCGGGGTTATCATCAATGATGAAAAGGAATATCTCTCAACAAGTATCTATCTTGCCCTGGGACATTCGGCGCGCGATACATTTGCGTTGCTTCATGAAAAAGGGGTTGCGGTTGAACCGCGACCGATTTCAGTGGGAGTGCGAATCGAGCATCCGGTTGAAACGATTAATCTGATGCGTTATGGCGATAAATATAAGGATTTTCATGGGTTGGGGGCTGCCACCTATTCTTTGAATTATACCAATCGAATAATCAAGCGGGGGGTCTATACCTTCTGCATGTGCCCGGGAGGCGAGGTGCTTAATGCCTCCTCGGCGCCAGGGATGCTGGTGGTTAATGGCATGAGCTACTCACGCCGGGCATCGGCATTTTCTAATGCGGCGCTGGTGGTTACCTGTCATGCCGCTGATTATCAATCTGCCGGTCCACTGGCAGGCATTGATTTTCAGAAGGATATTGAGCAAAAGGCGTTTCAGGCGGGCGGTGGAAACTGGCAGGTGCCGGCGCAGAATCTGATGGATTTTTTAGGCGGCAGGAGTTCTGCCGCCTTGAATGAAAACTCCTACAGGCAGGGCGCGGTTGCTGCTGATCTGAAAGAGATCTTTCCTGGATTTGTTGTTGAGGAGCTGATGAACGCATTTCATCAATGGCAGAAAGAAGTGCCGATATTTGTTTCCGGCCAGGCCATATTATTAGGTGCCGAAACCAGAACCTCATCTCCGGTGCGTATTACCCGTAATGAACAATTCGAATCAGTAAACACCAGAAATCTTTTTCCCATAGGCGAGGGCGCAGGCTATACCGGCGGCATCACCAGTTCTGCCGCGGATGCGCTCAAGGCGGTGGATAGCCTCCTGATGCATCAAACTGACAATTCATGA
- a CDS encoding nitroreductase family protein, giving the protein MIRFIIDEERCTQCGECAADCPAEVIVMEDFPKMSNEKGCYQCQHCLAICPTGAVSILGRNPDDSAELSGNLPDPTQLEILIKGRRSVRRYTGRDLPPELIDDLLQIACHAPTGVNSRAVMFTVVRDGQAMDRLRQEVMTRLAEKKAEGGFPAGFVGQYLGAAVKGWQEEGRDIIFRGAPHLLITSAPKTSPCPVQDTHIALTTFQLMAHARGVGTVWDGMFMMALAVCPELIERLGIPADHLIGFAMAFGEPAVEYQRTVQRGPALVNVVR; this is encoded by the coding sequence ATGATCCGGTTCATTATAGACGAGGAGCGTTGTACCCAGTGTGGAGAATGCGCCGCTGATTGCCCGGCTGAAGTCATAGTTATGGAAGACTTCCCGAAGATGAGTAATGAAAAAGGCTGCTACCAATGCCAGCACTGTCTTGCAATCTGCCCTACGGGCGCGGTGTCGATTCTCGGCAGGAATCCTGATGACAGTGCGGAATTGTCCGGCAATCTACCGGACCCGACCCAACTGGAGATACTGATCAAGGGCCGGAGGTCGGTGCGCCGTTATACCGGCAGGGACCTGCCACCGGAGCTGATCGATGATTTGCTGCAGATCGCCTGCCACGCCCCCACCGGCGTCAACAGCCGGGCGGTAATGTTTACCGTGGTCAGGGATGGCCAGGCCATGGACAGATTGCGGCAGGAGGTGATGACCCGGCTTGCGGAAAAAAAAGCGGAAGGGGGTTTTCCGGCAGGTTTTGTCGGCCAGTATCTCGGTGCGGCGGTCAAGGGGTGGCAGGAGGAGGGCAGGGATATCATTTTCCGCGGGGCTCCCCACCTGCTCATAACCAGTGCGCCGAAAACCTCCCCCTGCCCGGTACAGGACACCCACATCGCCCTGACCACCTTTCAGCTGATGGCCCATGCCCGCGGCGTTGGCACGGTGTGGGACGGGATGTTCATGATGGCCCTTGCCGTCTGTCCCGAGCTCATTGAGCGGCTCGGGATTCCGGCAGATCATCTCATCGGCTTTGCCATGGCATTCGGCGAACCTGCAGTGGAATACCAGCGGACCGTGCAGCGCGGCCCGGCTCTGGTGAATGTGGTCCGGTAA
- a CDS encoding response regulator, which translates to MYTVLIVEDCPITRETLRDCLQAHARISQVLTAPDGIAATVILHDNRVDFVLTDLTMPRMDGYELMEHIRRFYPEIPTCVMTVHEQATEKLIKSGALLVLIKPFSIDEVLNRIIHCIELPKSIHALQEQIDSLQAGIRKHRFSLIRGGKYHSL; encoded by the coding sequence ATGTATACGGTGTTGATCGTTGAAGACTGTCCAATTACCCGAGAAACCCTGAGGGATTGTTTACAGGCCCATGCCCGGATAAGTCAGGTCCTTACGGCTCCGGATGGCATTGCAGCAACAGTCATCCTTCATGATAACCGGGTGGATTTTGTCTTGACGGATCTGACCATGCCGAGAATGGACGGTTATGAGCTGATGGAGCATATCCGGCGGTTTTATCCGGAAATTCCCACCTGCGTCATGACTGTTCACGAACAGGCCACCGAAAAGCTGATCAAGTCCGGGGCGCTGCTTGTATTAATCAAGCCGTTCTCTATTGATGAAGTATTGAACAGAATAATTCACTGTATTGAATTACCCAAAAGTATCCATGCACTCCAGGAACAGATCGACTCTCTCCAGGCAGGTATCCGAAAACACCGGTTTAGCCTCATCCGGGGCGGTAAATACCATTCTTTATAA
- a CDS encoding right-handed parallel beta-helix repeat-containing protein — protein MPPEKKPYLFTRPGRIQLILLFLFGLVFLYSNHLFAATCTETATDAASIQTLIDEAESGDVVCIPAGTYQVNLNLKASITLQGLELARTFLESATETSPIITGATSAIVQNLTIQNGGIGIFAHTISNFTIQNVIISDTTIAVDGDNSTLTVSNVVLNENTTAIISRNTSNLTVRNTVISNNTTDISLTNTTQTFTNNLLYTNQNDNYPTSDTSSVFDESPLFVNSASNDYHLKTGSPAIDAGSGNDQDLSTADIGAYGGNGAEVTPFPVSGLTVTAQGADTVTLAWTANNAYNIAGYKVYFDIDNSGEPYAGTAAEGASPVSLTLLSLQLTSLVIAPVILTAPTGLTTVPGDETLLVSWESVPGATGYQVSYGTTSGSYPTTVDAGSSVIHQITGLTNGVEIFITVTAYFQPTVYLAVAAVDTDDNESPLVNEIAAVLSDDITTGPVSSEVSDFPEESVIFPDLKDEYNCFIATAAYGSSMAPQVVWLRKFRNHFLLTNSPGRRFVAMYYQLSPDAAAFINAHDWLKPVARTGLYPAIGLAWFCLKTGPALKIFSAFFVFGLFMTLKRFSRMKQCG, from the coding sequence ATGCCTCCTGAAAAAAAACCATATCTTTTCACCCGTCCTGGGCGGATTCAGTTGATCCTCCTGTTTCTTTTCGGGCTGGTTTTTCTGTACTCGAACCATCTTTTTGCGGCGACCTGCACGGAAACCGCAACAGATGCCGCATCAATCCAGACATTGATAGACGAGGCCGAATCCGGGGATGTGGTCTGTATCCCGGCGGGAACCTATCAGGTGAATTTGAATCTCAAGGCAAGCATCACCCTGCAGGGCCTTGAACTGGCACGGACGTTTCTTGAAAGCGCGACTGAAACATCACCAATAATTACCGGTGCAACAAGTGCCATTGTGCAGAACCTGACCATCCAGAATGGAGGTATCGGCATATTCGCCCATACCATCAGCAACTTCACCATCCAGAATGTCATCATCTCAGACACCACCATTGCTGTTGATGGTGATAATTCAACCCTCACCGTGTCAAACGTCGTATTAAACGAAAACACAACCGCAATTATCAGCCGCAACACCTCGAATCTCACTGTGAGAAATACGGTTATTTCCAACAATACAACCGACATCAGTCTTACCAATACAACCCAGACATTCACCAATAATCTGCTTTATACCAACCAGAACGACAATTACCCCACCAGTGATACAAGCAGTGTTTTCGACGAATCACCACTCTTCGTGAATTCTGCAAGCAACGATTATCACCTCAAGACTGGTTCCCCGGCAATAGATGCAGGATCGGGCAATGATCAGGACCTGAGCACCGCAGATATCGGCGCCTATGGCGGCAATGGTGCGGAGGTGACCCCATTTCCGGTCTCCGGCCTCACCGTCACGGCACAGGGCGCTGACACGGTGACCCTGGCCTGGACTGCAAACAATGCCTACAATATTGCCGGTTACAAGGTTTACTTTGATATAGATAATTCAGGGGAACCCTATGCAGGGACTGCCGCAGAGGGCGCCTCTCCGGTAAGCCTGACCCTGCTTTCGCTCCAATTGACCTCCCTGGTTATCGCGCCAGTCATTCTAACCGCGCCAACGGGACTCACCACCGTGCCCGGGGATGAAACCCTCCTGGTCTCCTGGGAATCGGTGCCCGGGGCTACGGGCTACCAGGTTTCCTACGGCACAACCTCAGGCAGTTACCCAACCACCGTTGATGCCGGCAGCTCAGTCATCCATCAGATCACCGGACTGACAAACGGTGTGGAGATTTTCATTACGGTTACAGCGTACTTCCAACCCACGGTATATCTGGCAGTGGCCGCCGTTGATACCGATGACAACGAAAGCCCCCTGGTCAATGAAATCGCCGCTGTCCTTTCAGACGATATCACCACCGGTCCCGTTTCGAGTGAAGTATCGGACTTTCCTGAAGAAAGCGTGATTTTCCCTGATCTCAAGGACGAATACAATTGTTTCATTGCTACCGCGGCCTATGGATCGAGCATGGCGCCGCAGGTTGTTTGGCTGCGAAAATTCAGAAACCATTTTCTCCTGACCAATTCACCTGGCAGGCGTTTTGTCGCCATGTATTATCAATTGAGCCCAGATGCCGCAGCTTTTATCAATGCGCATGACTGGCTCAAACCGGTTGCCCGGACAGGTCTTTATCCAGCCATCGGCCTTGCCTGGTTCTGCCTCAAAACAGGCCCGGCGCTGAAAATTTTTTCCGCATTCTTTGTTTTTGGATTGTTCATGACGCTCAAGAGGTTTTCGAGGATGAAACAATGCGGATGA
- a CDS encoding porin family protein, whose product MRMILLSTLILLTLALQFPVSVSASEDPRWSIALRGMQNEMQTDNWETTYSDKTNYAGIEIGWKFLHQLGINLGISYSRSTGKATTTSGRTSNDNVRTRLAPVEISCFYRLVFMKDQIVVPYAAAGYTHMFYQTDLNDDERIGDQSGYHLKAGLQFLLDWIEPAAAARMKQNWGLENSSLFVEYYQSEIDDFGSATDNLGAKGIAGGLIFEF is encoded by the coding sequence ATGCGGATGATTTTGTTATCAACTTTGATCCTCCTCACCCTGGCGCTGCAGTTTCCGGTCTCAGTCTCTGCCAGCGAAGACCCTCGCTGGTCAATTGCCCTGAGAGGAATGCAAAATGAAATGCAGACCGACAACTGGGAGACAACCTATTCCGATAAGACGAATTACGCCGGCATTGAAATCGGCTGGAAATTCCTGCACCAGCTTGGCATCAATCTCGGAATCTCCTATTCCCGCTCAACCGGCAAGGCCACGACGACAAGCGGCAGAACCAGCAATGACAATGTCAGAACACGGCTTGCGCCGGTGGAGATATCGTGCTTCTACCGGCTTGTTTTCATGAAGGATCAGATTGTCGTTCCGTATGCCGCTGCAGGCTATACCCACATGTTTTACCAGACAGATCTCAATGATGATGAGAGAATTGGTGATCAGAGCGGCTATCACCTGAAAGCCGGCCTGCAGTTTCTCCTGGACTGGATCGAGCCGGCAGCCGCTGCCAGAATGAAACAAAACTGGGGGCTGGAAAACTCCTCGCTGTTTGTTGAATATTATCAGTCCGAGATTGATGACTTTGGTTCTGCAACGGACAATTTAGGCGCCAAAGGAATCGCCGGCGGCCTGATTTTCGAGTTCTGA
- a CDS encoding iron-sulfur cluster assembly accessory protein, with protein MNITIMDKAATMLNNKLESGQFVRVGVAEGGCAGLTYSAEIAGAMKDNEGVVHTAGGIRIVSDEKSSKFLDGLVIDFSDDLINGGLKFTNSNTRTTCGCGQSFNLAGFPKIEGGKCK; from the coding sequence ATGAATATCACCATTATGGATAAAGCAGCGACGATGTTGAACAATAAGCTGGAATCCGGCCAGTTCGTGCGGGTCGGGGTGGCGGAAGGCGGCTGTGCCGGTCTGACATACAGTGCTGAAATCGCCGGAGCGATGAAGGACAACGAGGGTGTGGTCCATACCGCCGGGGGAATCCGCATCGTCTCGGATGAAAAAAGTTCGAAATTCCTCGACGGCCTGGTTATCGATTTTTCAGATGACCTGATCAACGGCGGGCTGAAATTCACCAATTCCAACACCAGGACTACCTGCGGCTGCGGCCAGAGCTTCAATCTGGCCGGTTTCCCGAAGATCGAAGGCGGAAAGTGCAAGTGA
- a CDS encoding MFS transporter, with the protein MTDRPDHTPATARGKKWDDPSLDAAIRDGRSSAVMLGCGETYLGPFGIFLQAGTLQIGLLATLPQLVGAIMQWVNARTMDRFKSRRRIIVASVICQALVWIPMGLLPFFVSRSQSAVYLLIALAVLYHATAGFSLPVWNSLIGDLVPADIRGRFFGHRNRIKGIYSFFALSLAGVVLHLFARSGQTAMGFLIIFMVAALARLNSSRWLARYGDPEFILPAEHVFTFRQFLQRSPHSNFAKYVFFVAAINFAVAFSAPYFALYMLRDLKFSYLQFTAVTSVSTITQFLLFRHWGNLSDSFGNKKILNVCGWGVGFVPMLWLFSANIFYLMAIQVVGGIVWAGFSLASNNFLFDAVSPPKRARCVAYQSLVNGVTVLTGSLLGGFVAVRLPHSFDVGFWIWTPAFTLPVIFLLSGLMRLAAAAFMLRKFKEVRTVEPIRHRELIYRVSHIKPIAGATFSLFTGTSREDKSDSPPKQE; encoded by the coding sequence ATGACTGATCGACCAGACCATACCCCGGCCACTGCCAGGGGCAAGAAGTGGGATGACCCGTCTCTTGACGCCGCCATACGCGACGGCAGATCCAGCGCCGTCATGCTCGGCTGTGGCGAGACCTACCTTGGTCCCTTCGGCATTTTTCTGCAGGCCGGCACCCTGCAGATCGGCCTGCTTGCCACCCTGCCCCAGCTGGTCGGGGCGATCATGCAATGGGTGAACGCCCGAACCATGGACCGGTTCAAAAGCCGCCGCAGGATAATTGTCGCCAGTGTCATCTGCCAGGCCCTGGTATGGATTCCCATGGGACTGCTGCCATTTTTTGTCAGCCGCAGCCAGTCTGCCGTCTACCTGCTCATTGCCCTGGCCGTTCTGTACCACGCCACTGCGGGTTTTTCCCTGCCGGTGTGGAACAGCCTGATCGGCGATCTGGTGCCGGCAGACATCCGCGGCCGCTTTTTCGGACACAGGAATCGGATAAAAGGTATTTATTCGTTTTTCGCCCTGTCTCTTGCCGGAGTCGTACTTCATCTCTTTGCGCGCAGCGGTCAGACCGCCATGGGTTTTTTGATCATTTTCATGGTTGCCGCTCTGGCGCGCCTGAATTCAAGCCGCTGGCTCGCCCGGTACGGCGATCCGGAATTCATCCTGCCCGCCGAGCACGTCTTCACCTTCAGACAATTTCTTCAACGCTCGCCGCATTCCAATTTCGCCAAATACGTCTTTTTTGTTGCGGCGATAAATTTTGCTGTAGCATTCTCCGCCCCCTATTTCGCCCTCTACATGCTCCGCGATCTCAAATTTTCCTATCTGCAGTTTACGGCGGTGACCTCGGTTTCCACCATCACCCAGTTTCTGCTGTTCCGCCACTGGGGGAATCTGAGCGACAGCTTCGGCAACAAGAAAATCCTCAATGTCTGCGGCTGGGGAGTGGGATTTGTGCCGATGCTCTGGCTGTTTTCAGCCAATATCTTCTATCTTATGGCCATTCAGGTGGTGGGCGGCATCGTTTGGGCCGGATTCAGTCTGGCATCCAATAATTTTCTTTTCGACGCGGTGTCGCCGCCGAAACGTGCCCGCTGTGTGGCCTATCAGAGCCTGGTAAACGGTGTAACGGTCCTTACCGGCTCACTTTTGGGCGGATTTGTGGCGGTGCGGCTGCCGCATTCCTTTGATGTGGGTTTCTGGATCTGGACGCCAGCCTTTACCCTGCCGGTCATTTTTCTGCTTTCAGGGCTGATGCGGCTCGCCGCAGCGGCATTCATGCTCCGCAAATTCAAGGAGGTGCGCACGGTGGAACCAATCCGGCACCGGGAACTCATCTACCGGGTGAGCCACATCAAACCCATCGCCGGAGCGACTTTCAGCCTGTTCACCGGCACTTCCCGGGAAGATAAATCCGACTCCCCTCCGAAGCAGGAATGA
- the truA gene encoding tRNA pseudouridine(38-40) synthase TruA — protein sequence MNNHRQCSRFKLLLEYDGSRYSGWQKQNDARTIQGTLLDAGAVIFGSKLDIQGNGRTDAGVHALNYTAHLEASTTMRPEDILVRFNELLPSDIVVLEVAPCAARFHARHNCIGRSYLYRISLRKSAFAKKHVWWVKDKLDVKAMAEAGSLFVGMHDFVSFAEKQELKKSTKVMINAIQIFEDDEIIYFRTVGSHFLWKMIRRMAAVLVEVGRGKLSVEDVETFLRTRTDAPSRLLAPPAGLFFERAFYDQGEFNTFLSEIAEKA from the coding sequence ATGAACAACCACAGACAATGCAGCCGATTCAAGCTCCTCCTGGAATATGACGGCAGCCGTTACAGCGGCTGGCAGAAGCAGAACGATGCCCGGACCATCCAGGGCACACTCCTTGACGCCGGAGCGGTGATATTCGGCAGCAAGCTGGACATCCAGGGAAACGGCCGCACCGATGCAGGGGTCCACGCCCTGAATTATACCGCCCATCTTGAGGCCAGCACAACCATGAGGCCTGAGGATATTCTGGTCAGGTTCAATGAACTCCTGCCATCAGACATTGTCGTGCTGGAGGTCGCGCCCTGTGCCGCCCGTTTTCACGCCCGCCACAACTGCATCGGCCGGAGCTATCTCTACCGGATCTCGCTGCGCAAGAGCGCTTTTGCCAAAAAACATGTCTGGTGGGTAAAAGACAAGCTCGACGTAAAGGCCATGGCCGAGGCAGGCAGTCTTTTCGTCGGCATGCATGATTTTGTTTCATTTGCTGAAAAGCAGGAACTGAAAAAATCCACCAAGGTGATGATCAACGCCATCCAGATCTTCGAAGATGATGAGATTATCTATTTCCGGACGGTGGGGTCACACTTTCTCTGGAAGATGATCCGCAGGATGGCGGCGGTGCTGGTGGAGGTGGGCCGGGGCAAGCTGAGTGTTGAGGATGTGGAAACCTTTCTCCGAACCAGGACTGATGCTCCCAGCCGGTTGCTGGCCCCGCCCGCAGGCCTGTTCTTTGAGCGGGCCTTTTATGACCAGGGCGAATTCAATACTTTTCTGTCAGAAATAGCTGAGAAGGCCTGA
- a CDS encoding radical SAM protein: protein MERESFIEGNRQEFGEQFDSLNWVTTAQTVAAEEQRRGLLAELAGNIKTCCNGAKLYTHALSPGCRLCTEGAWSCLFINGICNGRCFYCPADQTHKGEPTTNTLQFSAAKDYVDYLSAFKIRGAGISGGEPLLTFDRTVQYVEKIKKRHGAGLHVWMYTNGILLTPDKLAILKDAGLDEIRFDISADGYSLDKVSLAVGVIANVTVEIPAIPEDAAILRDSMVRISDLGVNYLNLHQLRCTTHNREKLLSRPYTFLHGPKVTVLESELTALEMLRFAVDRKLGIAVNYCSFIYRHRYQNMGVRRRGATVFVSPHETITAAGNIRSLALGGSPEELDELVKVFEQNDPGEKLWSLNGQKTRLVINVQLLPLLDPHRFPVHVTYFGATLKPSVTYRNPYREIKINPGKKIVVERRALSGELLLDEESVRAFRAGCFPGGDIQVSLAAPDESAILKEIRSFEETGSGLLSYF from the coding sequence ATGGAGCGGGAAAGTTTTATTGAAGGCAACCGCCAGGAGTTCGGCGAACAGTTCGACTCATTGAACTGGGTGACGACCGCTCAGACCGTTGCCGCTGAAGAACAACGGCGCGGGTTGCTTGCGGAACTGGCAGGCAATATCAAGACCTGTTGCAACGGCGCCAAACTCTATACCCATGCCCTTTCCCCGGGCTGCAGGTTGTGCACCGAAGGGGCCTGGTCCTGTCTCTTCATCAACGGCATCTGCAACGGTCGCTGTTTTTACTGTCCTGCGGACCAGACCCACAAGGGGGAACCCACCACCAACACCCTGCAGTTTTCTGCGGCAAAGGATTACGTTGATTATCTGTCGGCCTTTAAGATCCGTGGGGCCGGCATCAGCGGCGGCGAACCCCTCCTGACCTTTGACCGCACCGTCCAGTATGTTGAGAAGATAAAGAAAAGGCATGGCGCCGGCCTGCATGTCTGGATGTATACCAACGGTATCCTCCTCACCCCGGACAAGCTTGCGATTCTCAAGGATGCAGGGCTTGACGAGATCCGCTTCGACATCAGCGCCGACGGTTACAGCCTTGATAAAGTCAGCCTTGCCGTGGGAGTCATTGCCAATGTCACCGTTGAGATCCCGGCAATTCCCGAAGATGCGGCGATTCTGCGGGATTCCATGGTGCGGATCAGCGATCTCGGGGTCAATTATCTCAACCTGCACCAGCTGCGCTGCACAACGCATAACCGCGAAAAACTCCTGTCCAGGCCCTATACCTTTCTCCATGGCCCCAAGGTGACGGTTCTCGAATCGGAACTTACGGCCCTTGAAATGCTGCGCTTCGCCGTTGACAGGAAGCTTGGCATTGCCGTCAACTACTGCTCCTTCATCTACCGGCACCGGTATCAGAATATGGGCGTCCGCCGCCGGGGCGCGACGGTTTTCGTCTCCCCTCACGAAACAATTACCGCCGCCGGCAATATCCGCAGTCTGGCCCTTGGCGGCAGCCCTGAAGAACTGGATGAACTTGTCAAGGTGTTCGAACAGAATGACCCCGGAGAGAAGCTCTGGTCGCTGAATGGTCAGAAGACCAGGCTGGTGATCAATGTGCAGTTGCTCCCCCTTCTGGATCCCCATCGGTTTCCGGTCCATGTCACCTATTTCGGCGCCACGCTCAAGCCGTCGGTTACCTATCGGAATCCCTACCGCGAGATCAAAATAAACCCTGGGAAAAAGATCGTGGTGGAGCGCCGGGCTCTAAGTGGAGAACTGCTGCTTGACGAAGAATCCGTTCGGGCTTTCCGGGCAGGGTGTTTTCCCGGCGGCGATATCCAGGTTTCTTTGGCTGCGCCGGATGAATCGGCTATTCTCAAGGAAATCCGTTCCTTCGAGGAGACGGGGTCAGGCCTTCTCAGCTATTTCTGA